In the genome of Candidatus Aminicenantes bacterium, the window AAGGAAGAGGAAGAGGCGCCGGCAGGCTCTGCCGTCGCCCCGATGAGCCCCAATCGACCGGCGAAGACGGTCGAAGAGGGCGAATCCGCGACCGAGCCGGCCGCCAAGCCCGAGCCGGTCGAAAAGCCGGAAACCGAAGTCTAAGACATCAGTCCCCATCGCCATCGCCGCCAACGGCGATGGCGATGGCGGCGGGGCTTTCATCTCCGCATGGACGGAAGGAGGGGCGCGTGGAACTCGACCTGATGTTCTTGAAGAAGACGCCGCCCCACAGCCCCGAAGCCGAGCGGACGGTCCTGGGCGCCATCCTGGTGGCCAACGAAAACCTGAACGTCGTCCTATCGATCATCAGCCTCGACGATTTCTATAAAGACGCCCACAAAAAGATCCTGGGCGCCATCATCGTCCTGATCGAGAAACACGTTGGGGTGGAGCTGCTCAGCCTGAACGAGGAGCTTCGCCGGGCCGGCCTCCTGGACGAGGTCGGCGGGGCGGCCTACATCGGCTCGCTCGTGGACGGCGTCCCGCGCAGCCTCAACGTCGAATACTACGCCCGGGTCATCAAGGAAAAGGCCGTCCTCCGCCGGCTCATCTTCGCCTCGGCCCGCATCATCCAGGCCGGCTACGAGGAGAAGATGGACCCCGACGACCTCCTGGGCGAGGCCCAGGCGGCCATCATTGACGCTTCCGAGCAGCGGATCAAGCAGGGCTTCATCCCGCTTCGCGAAATCGCCGAGCCGGCCCTCAAGATCATCGAGGAGCACCGCGGCAAAAACAACGCCGTGACCGGGGTGCCGACCGGATTTCCCGACTTGGACCGGTTGACCCTGGGCTTTCAGCCGTCCGAGATGATCATCGTCGCGGCCCGGCCCTCCATGGGCAAGACCGCTCTGTGCCTGAACATCTCTCAGCACGTCGGACTGAAGACCAACTACGCGGTCGGTTTCTTCTCCATGGAAATGTCCAAGGAATCCCTGGCCATGCGCATGCTCTGCGCCGACGCGGAGGTGGACATCCGGGAGGCCCGCTCCGGATTCGTCAACGACGTCGAGATGGAGCGCCTGCGGCTGAGCGCCGAGTCGCTGTCGCGGGCCCGCATCTACATCGACGAGACGCCCGGCCTGTCGCTGACCGAGATGAAGGCCAAGGCGCGCCGACTGAAGCTGGAGCATCATCTGGACATCGTTTTCCTGGACTACATCCAGCTGATGCGGGCCGGCGACCGGTTCGAGAACCGCAACCAGGAGATGGCCAACATCTCCCGCTCCCTCAAGGAGCTGGCCAAGGAGCTGCACATCCCCGTCGTCGGCATCTCCCAGCTCAGCCGGGCCCCGGAGAAGGGCCGCAAGGAGCCCAAGCCCCAGCTCTCGGACCTGCGCGAGTCGGGCGCCCTGGAGCAGGACGCCGATGTGGTCATGTTCATCTACCGCAAGGAGCGGTATCTTTCCAAGGAGGACCGGCTCAAGGACGACACCTGGAAGGGAATCGCCGAGATCGACGTGGCCAAGCAGCGCAACGGCCCGACTGATTCGATCTACGTCGCCTTCCGCGACAAGTTCGCCAAGTTCGAGAGCACCGACCAGGCCGCCGTGCGGGCCCTCATCCAGAGGTCCCGGTCCGGCGACGAAGAGTGAGCCGTGGCCAAGCCCAAGGCCGTCTTCATCTGTCAGTCCTGCGGCGCCCAGACCCCCAAGTGGATGGGCCGTTGCCCGTCCTGCGGCGAATGGAACACCCTGGTCGAAGAGCTGGTCGAGAGCCCGGCCGTTGCCGAAGAAGCCGCTTTCGCCCCGGCCGAGCCGGTCGCCTACAAGGACATCAAAGCGGCCCGCAAGCCGCGGGTCCGGGTCGGGATGGAGGAGTTCAACAAGGTTCTGGGCGGCGGGGTCGTTATGGGATCGCTGGTGCTGATCGGCGGCGAGCCGGGGATCGGCAAGTCGACCCTCCTCCTGCAGATATCAGGCGACTTTGCCGGCCGGGGCGAGACCGTCCTCTACGTCTCCGGCGAGGAATCGCTGGAGCAGATCAAGCTGCGGGGCGACCGCCTGGGCGCGCCCGGCGACGCGCTCTTCCTCCTGGCCGAGACCGGCCTGGAGCGGATCCTGGCCCAGGCCGAGCGGCTGCGGCCGCAGGTCTTGGTGGTGGACTCGATCCAGACCGTCTATTCCTCCAAGCTCAGTTCCAGCCCCGGCACGATCAGCCAGGTCCGCGAGGTCGCCAACCAGGTCTTCCGGTACGCCAAGAGGAACGGCGTCGCCGCCTTCTTAATCGGGCATATCACGAAGGAAGGCGCCCTGGCCGGACCCAAGTCGCTCGAGCACATGGTCGACGTCGTCCTGCTGTTCGAGGGCGAGCGCGACCACAGCCACCGGGTCCTGCGGGCCCTCAAGAACCGCTTCGGCCCGGTCTCCGAGCTGGCCATCTTTGAGATGACCTCGGCCGGGCTGCAGCCCATCCCCAACCCTTCGGCCTTCTTCCTCAAGGAGCGTCCGGCCAACGAACCCGGCAGCGTCGTCGTCGCCACCATCAAGGGCTCGCGCCCGCTGCTGATCGAGGTGCAGTCGCTCGTTTCCTCGACCCTGTTCGCCGGCAACCCCCGCCGGATGTCGGTCGGGCTGGACCATTTCCGGACGGCCATGCTGTTGGCGGTGGTGGAGAAGAAGCTGGGCTACAGCTTCGCCGGCGAAGACATCTACCTCAACGTGGCCGGCGGTGTCACGATCGAGGAGCCGGCGGCCGATCTGGGGATCGTCCTGTCCGTCGTCTCCGGCCTCAAGAACCGCCCCGCCCCGCCCGGCTTGGCCGCGTTCGGCGAGGTCGGCCTGAGCGGCGAGGTCCGCTCCGTGGGCCAAGCCGCGGCCCGGGTCCGCGAAGCCGCCGCCCTGGGGTTCGATACGGTGATCCTGCCGCAGGGCAACCTCCCCGGCCTGGAAAAGGAAAGCCTGCCCGACGTCCGGCTGATCGGAGTCCCCTCCGTCCGCAAGGCCGTCGATCTCGTTTTGTAATATAATGGAGTCCGCACTCATCATCCTTGAAGAGGCCGGTCCATGGGCATCCTGATCTTCCGCTTGTTCATCCTTCTTTTAGCCGCGGCGGCGGGCTACTTCGTCCCCCCGTTCGGCCTCGCTCCGCGGCTGGCGGCCGCGGTCGGCCTCCTGCTGGCCGGGGTGATCATTTATCTCGAGACCCTCATCCGCAAGACGCCCTTTAAGATCATCTGGGGCTCGACCGTGGGGACTTTCGCCGGCGTCGCCCTGGGCTGGGGCTTGGGGACGGTGGCCGCCACTGTCGCGACGGACGCTTCCTCGGCCCGCTTCCTGCGGATTCTCTTTCTCCTGATCATGCCGTACATCGGATTTCTGACCGGGACGCGGAAGTCCGAATGGCTGGACCCGGCCTACCTCTTCCGCTTCTTCCGGGAAAAGAGCGTCGGCCGCGTCTACAAGATTCTGGACACCAGCGTCATCATCGACGGCCGCATCGCCGACCTTTGCGACACCGGGTTCATCGAGGGCACCCTGGTTGTGCCCCAGTTCGTGCTCAAGGAGCTCCAGCTTGTGGCCGACTCGGCCGATGGGCTCAAACGCCAGCGCGGCCGGCGCGGCCTAGACATCCTGGACCACCTCCAAAAGTCCAAGACCGTTTCGGTCATGATCACGGAGCTCGACTTCCCCGAAGTGCGCGACGTGGACTCCAAGCTGATCGAGCTGGCCAAGCAGATGGACGGCAAGATCGTGACCAACGATGTCAACCTGAACAAGGTGGCCCGGCTGCACGGCCTGGCCGTCCTCAATACCAACGAGCTGGCCAATTCCCTCAAGCCCGTCGTCCTGCCCGGCGAGCAAATGAGAGTTTTCCTGATCAAGGAAGGCAAGGAGAAGGACCAGGGCGTCGCCTACCTGGATGACGGGACGATGGTCGTGGTCGACAACTCCCGCCGCTGGATCGGCCAGACCATCGACATCACCGTCACTTCGGTCCTGCAAACCACGGTGGGCAAGATGATCTTCGGCCGCTACAACGAGGACCGCTGAGCATGAGCCGGGTCGCGGCCGTGATCGTCGCTGCCGGCGAAGGACGTCGCTTCGGCGGGCTCAAGCAGTTTGCGCCGCTGCGGGGCCGTCCGGTCCTGGATTGGAGCCTGGCCGCCTTCGATGCCAGCCCGCATGTCGACGCCGTCGTCCTCGTCCTGGGTGAGGCGGCCCAAGGGGCCAAGGACGCTTCCCGCTACGCCAAGGTCACCGCCGTCG includes:
- the dnaB gene encoding replicative DNA helicase, coding for MELDLMFLKKTPPHSPEAERTVLGAILVANENLNVVLSIISLDDFYKDAHKKILGAIIVLIEKHVGVELLSLNEELRRAGLLDEVGGAAYIGSLVDGVPRSLNVEYYARVIKEKAVLRRLIFASARIIQAGYEEKMDPDDLLGEAQAAIIDASEQRIKQGFIPLREIAEPALKIIEEHRGKNNAVTGVPTGFPDLDRLTLGFQPSEMIIVAARPSMGKTALCLNISQHVGLKTNYAVGFFSMEMSKESLAMRMLCADAEVDIREARSGFVNDVEMERLRLSAESLSRARIYIDETPGLSLTEMKAKARRLKLEHHLDIVFLDYIQLMRAGDRFENRNQEMANISRSLKELAKELHIPVVGISQLSRAPEKGRKEPKPQLSDLRESGALEQDADVVMFIYRKERYLSKEDRLKDDTWKGIAEIDVAKQRNGPTDSIYVAFRDKFAKFESTDQAAVRALIQRSRSGDEE
- a CDS encoding TRAM domain-containing protein — encoded protein: MGILIFRLFILLLAAAAGYFVPPFGLAPRLAAAVGLLLAGVIIYLETLIRKTPFKIIWGSTVGTFAGVALGWGLGTVAATVATDASSARFLRILFLLIMPYIGFLTGTRKSEWLDPAYLFRFFREKSVGRVYKILDTSVIIDGRIADLCDTGFIEGTLVVPQFVLKELQLVADSADGLKRQRGRRGLDILDHLQKSKTVSVMITELDFPEVRDVDSKLIELAKQMDGKIVTNDVNLNKVARLHGLAVLNTNELANSLKPVVLPGEQMRVFLIKEGKEKDQGVAYLDDGTMVVVDNSRRWIGQTIDITVTSVLQTTVGKMIFGRYNEDR
- the radA gene encoding DNA repair protein RadA, yielding MAKPKAVFICQSCGAQTPKWMGRCPSCGEWNTLVEELVESPAVAEEAAFAPAEPVAYKDIKAARKPRVRVGMEEFNKVLGGGVVMGSLVLIGGEPGIGKSTLLLQISGDFAGRGETVLYVSGEESLEQIKLRGDRLGAPGDALFLLAETGLERILAQAERLRPQVLVVDSIQTVYSSKLSSSPGTISQVREVANQVFRYAKRNGVAAFLIGHITKEGALAGPKSLEHMVDVVLLFEGERDHSHRVLRALKNRFGPVSELAIFEMTSAGLQPIPNPSAFFLKERPANEPGSVVVATIKGSRPLLIEVQSLVSSTLFAGNPRRMSVGLDHFRTAMLLAVVEKKLGYSFAGEDIYLNVAGGVTIEEPAADLGIVLSVVSGLKNRPAPPGLAAFGEVGLSGEVRSVGQAAARVREAAALGFDTVILPQGNLPGLEKESLPDVRLIGVPSVRKAVDLVL